Below is a window of Geomonas oryzisoli DNA.
CAGAACCTGGAGGTCAGCAAGAGCCTGGGGACCCGGCACCGGGCGGCCATTGGGCTCACCGAACTGGTTGACGCCGTGGTCGTGGTCGTTTCCGAGGAGACCGGCACCGCCTCCGTGATCGTGGGGGGCAAGAAGACCGATGTCATCGACATGCCCTCCTTGGGCAAGACCCTGAGAAGGCTGGTTGAGCCGAGGTGGCTTAAATGACGACGCATGTCAAGGGACGCGAATGGCTCAAGGGGGTGAAGGTCCTCTCGGTGCTTCTGGCCGTGCTGATCTGGCTGAGCGTGATCCTGGAGCGGCCCGGGGAGATGCTGCTCACGGTCCCCGTGGTGCTGGAGCGGATGCCGCACGGGTTGCAGTTGGACGGTGCGGCTCCCGCCGAGGCCGAGGTGGTCGTGTCGGGGCCGCGCATTCTGCTCTTTCTGCTCCCCTTCCACCAGACCAGGTGCGGTATCGACTTAGCCGGTGCCCAGCCCGGGCAGCAGCAGGTATCGCTGAAAGAGGCAGAATTCAACCTTGATGCGGAGATCAAGGTGATGCACGTAGCGCCGGCTACGGCGAGCATAACCTTGGCAACGAAAGAAACCAGGTGATGTAGCTACCAATGCGCATCCTCCCCCTCCCTTGACGGGAGGGGGCAGGGGGGTGGGTGAAGCTGCCAGCAGCGATGAAGGTGGCTGATTCCCCCACCCCCTAACCCCCTCCCGCAAGGGGAGGGGGGACATAGACAGACTAATTTACGAGGTGAAGTGATGAAGAAGCTTTTCGGTACCGACGGGGTCCGCGGCGTGGCCAACGTCTACCCGATGACGGCGGAGATGGCCATGCAGATCGGGCGCGCCGCCGCCTACATATTCAAAAACGGCAAGAAACGTCACCGCATCGTGATCGGCAAGGACACCCGCCTTTCCGGTTATATGCTGGAGAGCGCACTGATGGCAGGCATCTGCTCCATGGGGGTGGACGTGCTCCTGGTCGGCCCGCTGCCGACGCCGGGGATCGCCAACATCACCTCGTCGATGCGTGCCGACGCCGGCGTGGTCATCTCCGCCTCGCACAACCCGTTCGAGGACAACGGCATCAAGTTCTTCTCGCGCGACGGCTTCAAGCTTCCCGACGAGACCGAACTGATGATCGAGGAACTGATCTTCTCCAAGCGCATCGACTCGCTGCGTCCGACCGCGAAGGAAGTGGGCAAGGCGTACCGCATCGACGACGCCCAGGGGCGCTTCGTTGTCTTTTTGAAGAGCACCTTCCCCAAGGATCTCGACCTCTCCGGGCTGAAGATCGTGCTCGACTGCGCCAACGGCGCCGCCTACAAGGTGGCCCCTGCGGTGTTCGAGGAACTCGGGGCCGAGGTGATTCCGATCGGCGTCAAGCCCAACGGCACCAACATCAACGCGGATTGCGGATCGCTGCACCCGGGGGTGATGAGCGAGGCGGTGAAGCAGCACGGCGCAGACCTGGGCATCGCGCTCGACGGTGACGCGGACCGCGTCATCTTCGTGGACGAGTACGGCAACGTGGTCGACGGCGACAAGATCATGGCCATCTGCGCCACCGACATGCTCAAGCAGGGTACCCTGAAGCACAACACCCTGGTGGCTACCGTGATGAGCAACATGGGGCTCGACATCGCCATGAAGCGCGCCGGCGGCGAGGTGATCAAGACCGCCGTGGGTGACCGCTACGTGGTCGAGGAGATGCTGAAGGGGGGCTACAACCTCGGCGGCGAGCAGTCCGGCCACATGATATTCCTGGACCACAACACCACCGGGGACGGCATCCTCTCGGCCCTGCAGGTGCTTGCCATCATGCAGCGGCGCCAGAAGCGGCTCTCCGAGCTCGCCCTGGTGATGCATTCCCTGCCGCAGGTGCTGGTGAACGTGCGCCTGCCGCAGAAGACGGACGTGATGCAGATCCCGGAAGTGGCCAAGGTGATCACCGACGTCGAGGAGAAGCTCAAAGGTGAGGGGAGGGTGCTGATCCGCTGGTCCGGCACCGAGCCGCTCTTGCGCATCATGCTGGAAGGCAACGACGAGGCGACAATCCGCAATTGGGCCAACGAGATCGCGCAGACCGCGTCCGCTGCCCTGGGAGGTGAGAATCGTGGCTAGACTGGGAGTCAATATCGACCATGTGGCGACCCTGCGTAATGCGCGCGGCGGGGTCGAGCCGGATCCGGTGGCGGCAGCCGCCATCGCCGAGCTTGCCGGCGCCGACCAGATCACCATCCACCTGCGCGAGGACCGCAGGCACATCCAGGATCGCGACCTGAAGATCCTGCGCCAGACGGTGAAGACCAGGCTGAACCTGGAGATGGCGGCAACCGACGAGATGATCGCCATCGCGCTGAAGGTAAAGCCGGAGTGCTGCACCCTGGTCCCGGAGAAGAGGGCGGAACTGACCACCGAGGGGGGGCTGGACGTCAGGATCCACCAGGACGCGCTCAAGGTCGCCATCGAGAAACTGCAGGCAGGCGGCATCATCGTCAGCCTGTTCATCGATCCGGACCCGGACCAGATCAAGGCCGCCAACAAGATCGGCACCGACTACATCGAGATCCACACCGGTTCTTTCGCCGATGCGCCCACCTGGAGGGAGGAGAACCAGGAGCTGATCAAGATCGAGAACGCGGTGAAGCTGGCCAGGAAGCTCGAAATCGGTGTCAACGCCGGGCACGGGCTGAACTACACCAACGTGAAGAAGGTGGCGGCAATCGGCGGCATCGAGGAGTTCAACATCGGTCACTCCATCATGTCCCGCGCCATCCTGGTCGGCCTGGACCGCGCCGTGCGGGACATGTCCGAGCTGGTGCGGTACGCATAAGGAAAAGGGGACAGGCTGCTTTTGTAAGTAGCCAGAGAGCAAGGGGGACAGGCACCTGCGGAGCCAGTCCCCTGACCACAAATACAAGGGGACAGGCACCTGCGGAGCCAGTCCCCCAGACAAAGGAGATGAAAATGGCACGAGCTGCAGCAAGTCATATATTGGTGGCAACCGAGGAAGAATGCGTCGCGCTGAAGAACCAGATCGAGGCGGGTGCCGATTTCAGTGAAGTCGCGCGCGCCCATTCCCTCTGCCCGTCCGGCAACCAGGGCGGACGCCTGGGAGAGTTCGGCCCTGGCCAGATGGTCCGCGAATTCGATGAGGTCGTCTTCAGCGGTGAAGTGGGCAAGGTGCTCGGCCCCGTGAAGACCCAGTTCGGCTACCACCTGATCCTGATCACCAGCCGCACGGCTTAGGGATATCCCCCTCCCTGACCCTCCCCCTCCGGGGGCGGGAACGTGCACAGCCTCAGCGGCGCATGTTTCATGGGATGTAGGGGCGAATAATCTGGGTGCTCAACACGGAGGAACTTGATGGCAGGTAACAACGAGAAACAATCCCTAGTCGGCCTCATCTTCAGTGCACCGGTCCTGCTCGGCCTGGTCGGCGTTGGGTGCATGGTTTACGGCGTTGCTGAGGGATTCAAGGTCATGCAGTTCTTCTTCGGGGTCTGCATCGTGTTGGGCAGCGTCGGTCTGCACTTCATCAGGAAGAAGGATTGGGACGCGCACTGGAAGGAGATGGAACAGGTGCGCGAGGCCCACGAAAAGAGGATGACCGAAGAGGTGGAAAAGAAGAAATAGCGGCCGAGAGGCCGGTTAGAAGTTGGCAAGGCGGGGGATGATGAGATCCTCCGCCTTTTTTTTATGCCCAAAGACCTAACGCAAAGGCGCCAAGGCGCTAAGACGCGGAGGGATTCAAAGCCCTGGTAAAGTCCCCCTTGTCAAAGGGGGACTTTAGGGGGAGTTGCTGTAGTTGAGGAGAGGCAAAATCCCCCCCGTCCCCCCTTTGCAAAAGGGGAGAGCCCTGAGTCCATAGGCACCCTTTGAATTTAACCCTTTGCGGTTTGCGGTCTTCTCTGCGCCTTCGCGACTTTGCGCCTTTGCGTTGAAGCTTTTCAGGTTTTAGCTGCTAGTGTGCCGCGCCGGGTGGGAGGTGCTTCTGAGGCTTCTTCAGCAATAAAAGGAGCGGGATGATGACCAGGAAGGCGATGCCGACAATGAAGAAGATCCGGTTGTAGGAGAGCATATAGGCCTGCCTGACGACCTTGCCGTAGATGATGGCGAAGGCCCCCTGCTCGGCGGCGACGGGACCCAGTCCACGGTTCACCATGGCACCCTTGAGCATGGCGACCTGGGACTGCGCCATCGGGTTGTAGGGATTCACGTGGGCCACCAGGCTGGTCTGGTAGAACTGCGAGTAGCGCGCCAGCAGGGTGGCGGAGATGGCGATGCCGACGC
It encodes the following:
- a CDS encoding pyridoxine 5'-phosphate synthase encodes the protein MARLGVNIDHVATLRNARGGVEPDPVAAAAIAELAGADQITIHLREDRRHIQDRDLKILRQTVKTRLNLEMAATDEMIAIALKVKPECCTLVPEKRAELTTEGGLDVRIHQDALKVAIEKLQAGGIIVSLFIDPDPDQIKAANKIGTDYIEIHTGSFADAPTWREENQELIKIENAVKLARKLEIGVNAGHGLNYTNVKKVAAIGGIEEFNIGHSIMSRAILVGLDRAVRDMSELVRYA
- a CDS encoding peptidylprolyl isomerase, whose amino-acid sequence is MARAAASHILVATEEECVALKNQIEAGADFSEVARAHSLCPSGNQGGRLGEFGPGQMVREFDEVVFSGEVGKVLGPVKTQFGYHLILITSRTA
- the glmM gene encoding phosphoglucosamine mutase: MKKLFGTDGVRGVANVYPMTAEMAMQIGRAAAYIFKNGKKRHRIVIGKDTRLSGYMLESALMAGICSMGVDVLLVGPLPTPGIANITSSMRADAGVVISASHNPFEDNGIKFFSRDGFKLPDETELMIEELIFSKRIDSLRPTAKEVGKAYRIDDAQGRFVVFLKSTFPKDLDLSGLKIVLDCANGAAYKVAPAVFEELGAEVIPIGVKPNGTNINADCGSLHPGVMSEAVKQHGADLGIALDGDADRVIFVDEYGNVVDGDKIMAICATDMLKQGTLKHNTLVATVMSNMGLDIAMKRAGGEVIKTAVGDRYVVEEMLKGGYNLGGEQSGHMIFLDHNTTGDGILSALQVLAIMQRRQKRLSELALVMHSLPQVLVNVRLPQKTDVMQIPEVAKVITDVEEKLKGEGRVLIRWSGTEPLLRIMLEGNDEATIRNWANEIAQTASAALGGENRG